A stretch of DNA from Methanobrevibacter gottschalkii DSM 11977:
ATTGCGTTGCTTTATAATTGAAGTTAAAAATGCAACAACAAATGACAACATTATAATCGTTGCAAAAGATAAGAACGTGGCTTTGCACATGCTTAAAAGCATCAAATTCGGCGTAAGCAACATTACAAATGCAGCTCAAGTCGAACCTTATGCTGAATCTGGTGGAAACCATTTAAATGACAATAATGACACTGTCTTTGTCTTTTATCCATGGTATGTATATGATGAAGGTGATTATGATGCATATGATGACTATTCTTCAAGGGATTCAGAATATGCAGATGACAGTTATTATGACTATTCTTCAAGTGATTCAGAATATGCAGATGACAGTTATTATGACTATTCTTCAAGTGATTCAGAATATGCAGATGACAGTTATGATGAGGAATATGACGAGTCAGATGAAGATTATGAAAGTTCAGAGGACTTTAATTAAAGTAATCTGAATGGCTTTTTTTGGTTGGTTTGACAGGTTATGACCTATTAAACCCTCAGTATGTTGAGTATAAAAAATAAATATTGGTACACAGCAAGGAGTGCAACTTCTGGATAAATATCTTTTTTAGAAATAAGTAAATATTCATAAATAGATATAATATTGTATTTAATATTGGTGTTATCTTATGGATGAATTAAAATCTGAAATTATTAAATTTCAAAAAGAAAGGGATTGGAAAAAGTTTCACACACCTGAAAACTTGGCAAAATCAATATCAATCGAAGCAGCTGAACTTCTAGAACATTTCCAATGGGGCAAAGATTACAGCATAAATGAGGTTGCCGATGAACTTGCAGATGTATTGAATTATTGTATTTTAATGGCTGATGCACTTGATTTAGATATTAAAGAAATTGTTTTAAATAAAATGAAAAAGAATGCTGTTAAATATCCTGTTGATAAAGCCCGAGGCAATGCAGCAAAGTATACGGAGTTATAGTATGATTGTTTATGAAGCAACCAAAGCAGAATTCATTGACTCTGTATTTTCCGGTTCGATTACAGATGAAATTTATGAAATTTATCAACAGAAAATAGGAAAATCTGGAAAATCACAGATCATGTCCTGGGAAAACTCAATGCAATATATGTACAGGGTGTTAGAAGATCCGGAAATTCCTGATGATTCAGGTGTTGCTATCGAGTTTACAATTCCAACAACATCAAAAAGAATTGATTTCATATTAACAGGTCTTAATCAGTTTCATGAGGATTCTGTTGTTATTATTGAACTTAAGCAGTGGATGGAAGCTCAGAAAGTTGAAGGCAAGGATGGTGTTGTAAAAACCATTCTTGGAGGAGGACTTCGAGAAACAACTCACCCATCTTATCAGGTTTGGTCATATGCATCATTAATTAAGAACTTTAATCAAACAGTTGATGAAGATGAAATTGGACTTTATCCATGTGCATATCTGCATAACTATGATTTTACAGATGCTGATGATCTTAGCGATGAAATTTATAAACCATACTATGATAAAGCTCCATTATATGGAAAAAGAGATGCGTTAAAACTTAGAAATTTCATTAAAAAATACATAAGGCATGGAGATAATTCAGATATTCTGTATCGCATTGATAATGGAAAAATCAGGCCTTCCAGGAAACTTCAGGATTCACTTTCAAGCATGCTTGAAGGCAACAAGGAATTTGTCATGATTGATGAACAGAAAATAGCATATGAAATGGCTATTAAAATGGCTCGTGAATCATATTTAGATGATAAAAAACGAGTTTTAATCATTGAAGGAGGACCGGGGACTGGTAAATCGGTAGTGGCTATTAATTTGCTAGTTGATATTATTGCCGATGATATGCTATCTTTATACGTTACAAAAAACTCCGCTCCAAGAAATGTATTTTTTGAAAAGTTGCGAGGAGACAAATACTCTTTAAGCTATTTAAAAAATTTATTTAAAGGTTCCGGATCCTTTACAAAATCTAAATCAAATGAATTCGATGCAATTATTGTTGATGAGGCACACAGACTGAATGAAAAGTCAGGACTATTTGGCAATTTAGGTGAAAACCAGGTAAAAGAAATAATGAATGCATCTAAATTTTCAGCATTTTTTATAGATAAACATCAAAAGATTTCATTAAAAGATTATGGCAGTGTTGAAGCTATAAGGAAATTTGCCCAAGAATTTGATGCTGAAGTTGAGCAAATTAAATTAACTTCCCAATTTAGATGCAATGGGTCAGATGGATACTTATCATGGCTTAATAATGTCTTGGAGATTGAAGAAACTGCAAATTTTGATGGATTTGACTTTGACTATGATTTTAGAGTTGTAGATTCTCCCAATGAACTGAAAAATCTGATTTTTGAAAAAAACAAAGAAAACAATAATGCACGCCTGCTTGCAGGATACTGCTGGAACTGGATAAAAGAAGGAAAAAACAATTCAGATGTACATGATATTGAAATTGATGACTTTTCAATGAGCTGGAACTTGGGAAACTCAGATACATGGGCAATTGATGATAATTCAGTAAATGAAGTGGGATGTATCCACACATCACAAGGTCTTGAATTTGATTATGTTGGTGTAATCATTGGAAATGATATGAGATTCGATGGTGAACACATCATAACTGATTTTAATCAACGTGCAAAGACAGATAAATCTTTATTTGGAATAAAAAAGAAACATAAAGAAAATCCAGATGAAGCCTTAAAAGTTGCAGATGAAATAATTAAAAATACTTATCGCACACTGATGACACGTGGAATGAAAGGATGTTATATTTACTGTGAGGATATGCTGCTTCAAGCTTATTTTAAAGAAAGATTTGGTAATTAATTTTTAGATTCAATATATTTAATCATTCCAAAGCCCATAAAAGTAATTCCAATAAGATAATGATTTTGACTTATTCATATTTATTTTATTACATGTGCATATTATCGATTGTATTCGGCAATTGCATTAATCTTAATAATATTATCGATTGTACTTGACAATTATATTAAAATTATCATTTTGTCAATTATACTGGACAAAACTTATATATTTTAAAATACAAAATTCCACATAACAAGCATTATCTGGGGAATAGCAATGATTAAAAGGAAATTGTACTTAAACCAAATTGAAAGGTTAATGGATAAAGAACCTATCAAAATTATAACTGGAGTTAGAAGAAGTGGTAAAACATATTTATTAAAAAGCATTCAAGAAGAACTAAAAAACAGGGGAATAAACGAAGAGAACATATTCATAATTTCATTTGAATCCATGAAATACAACAAAATAGAAAACTTCAGAGAGCTTGATGAATGCATCATCAACCTGACCAGAAATACAAAAGGCAAAATCTACTTATTATTTGACGAAATACAAAATGTAAAAAACTGGGAAAAAAGCATAAATGCATGCAGAGTAGACCTCGACTGCGACATATACATCACAGGATCCAACTCAGAACTGCTATCCGGTGAAATGGCAACACTGATATCTGGAAGATACTATCAAATAAATATTTACCCATTTTCATTTTCAGAATTCATACAATACAAAAAGGAAATAGAAAAAACAGATATTGATGACTTGGAAGAACTATTTAAAGAGTATGTGGAATATGGTGGAATGCCTCCAATACAACAGGTAGCAACAGAAGACAAGTATTCCTATCTGGGAGACATATACAATACAATACTTCTAAAAGACATTATTGCACGGCACAACATCAGAAACACAGACATGTTAAACCGTATACTTGACTATGTAATAATGAACCTTGGAAAAAACTTCTCAGCAACCAATATTGTCAAATACATGAAATACGAGAGAAGAAAGATATCAAAAGATACTATACTCGATTACATACTATACTCCAAAAATGCATGCTTCATACATCAAGCACCAAGGGAGGACATAAAAGGAAAGAAAGTACTGAAGCACAATGAGAAATATTTCCTGGTCGATCACGGATTCTACCAAGCAAAATACGGCGAAATTGAAAATATGGGTTCCATCCTTGAAAACATAGTCTACATAGAACTACTTAGAAGAGGATACGATGTAAAAGTGGGAATAATCAATAAAAAAGAAATAGATTTCGTCTGCACTAAAGATAAAAAAAGAATATATATTCAGGTAACATATAAATTGGAAAATGATGAAACAATTGAAAGGGAATTTTCAGGGCTTGTAAAAATCAACGACAACTTTGACAAATACGTTTTAAGCATGGATAAACTAGATTTCTCCGGAAGCGGATTAAAGCACAGAAACATCATAGACTTTTTAACATCAGACTATATTTAATGAATGTAAAATAGCATTTTTTACTGTATGGAAATATCCTGCATTTTCATTTAATGCTATTGCGAATATAATAGAAGTGCTTGATAATAAATAAATATCCAATTAACATAATTTAAATAATTTAGATACAATATTGTTATACATAAACAATTAAGGTAATCATATGGAGTTCAATGAAAACCAAAAAAGAGTAATTGCACATGAAAAAGGTCCTCTTCTTGTTGAGGCGGGTCCGGGTTCTGGAAAAACTACTGTTATTGTTGAAAGAATTAAATATCTACTTAACAATTTAAACATTGCCCCTGAGTCTATTTTGGTCATTACTTTTACAAGAAAGGCCACTGAAAATCTGAGAAATAGATTGAACGACTATATTTCAAAAGATGATTTGTCCAAAATGCATATTTCCACTATTCATTCCTTTTGTCTTGAATATTTAAAGTCAAAAGAGGGGTTTTTAAAGCTTTTAGATGATGATAATTCAGAAAAAAAGGAGTTATTTATTCAAAAACATAAAAGAGCATTGGGATTTGTTGGTTCTGCAACTTTATTTGATTATCAAATTCCAGCTATTATCGATAAATTTGGTGAATACACTTCATTTAATGTGAATACAGATAAATTAATCAATTATATTAAAGAGACAAAACCAATTTCTAAGGATTATTTGGATTTCATTGAATCTGAAATCTATTTTTCTAAAAAGAGAATTGAAGATAATGACTTTAAGGATGATTGGTATAATGCAAGATATCTGCAAACTCCAAAGGCATATCTTAAATACCTTGAAGTTTTAGATAACAACAGTTATGTTGATTATGATACTTTGCAGCTTAAAACTCTAAAACACTTAACAAGAGATCCGAAAACACAATTCAATGCTGTTTTGATTGATGAGTTTCAAGACACTGACCCTTTGCAAATTAGAATTTTTGAGATTCTCTTAAAGCAAAGCGATTATTTTACAGCTGTGGGGGATGTTGATCAACATATTTACGCTTTTAGAAGTTCATTTAGAGATTATTTTAAAGACATGAAAGAAAGATTTGATGCTGAGATTATAAGTTTGGATGTAAACTACAGGTCAACCGCCAATATAGTTCGTGTTACTGATTCATTTATCAAGCATCAGAGAAGTGATTACACCCAAAAACATCTGGTCAGTAATAATGACAATTATGATAATGATACGTTCTTAATTGAAAGTGAAGATTCACAAGATGAAGCTAGTAAAATTTTCAACATCATCGCAGAGTTAAAAAGACTAAATAAGATAGAGGATTATGGTGAAGTTGCGGTTTTATATAGAAAACATAATACAAGGACTATTGCTAATTTAATTGAACTTTTAGATGAGAACAATATTGAATTTGTAATTCGTGGGCAAAATGATTTGGCAGATCAAAACGAAATCAGATCCATCCTTTTGTTGTTGTGGTATCTTACTAGAAACATGGATGAAGGCCATGTTTTATCTGGTGATGAATTAGATGAATTGAACCTAAAAGCATTTTGTGGAGAGTACTTTGAACCTACATTCTGGTCACTTGAAGATGAAACTAAAACATACCTTACAACTCTTCAAGATTTATTCTATGAGAATATACTAAAAGTTGAAAATGAAATTAGATCTCTTCAAGGAAAACGTCCAGTCAAATCATATAAACGTGTAAGGGTTAATGAAAGCTATGAAAACTTAATTAGGATATTTAATAAGGTAACTCCACCGGTTATTGACTTAAGACATGTTCACGAGGCAGATAGGGAATTCTTCAATAATCTTAATAATTTAAGAAAAAGAATTTTAAATAATGAATTAACAATATTGGATGTTTATTATGAATTGATATCCCTTAATTTCAATAAATTAAGTCAGGATAAAGTTAGAAATCTTTCCATGTTAACTCGAACTATTTATAATTATGAGTCTTTTATCTCACAGACTGATGTTAAGGGCCTATTTTACTTTTTAAATAGGATAATCAAAAATTATGGTTCAAATTATTCATCACAAAATGGTGTTCAGCTAATGACTGTTCATGCAGCAAAAGGATTGGAGTTTCCAGTAGCAATTGTTGCATCACTTGAAAAAGACAAGTTTCCAATGAAAATAAAAGATCCTAAAAGAGAAAAAAGAACAATATTTATGAAAGACACTTTCTACACTCCAAATGAGTTTTTAAAATATAAAGAAGTGACACTTGATGAGGAAAATGAACTAGACAGACAAGAAGAAGAGCGAATCATTTATGTTGCAATGACACGGGCTGCAGATTTATTAATATTATCTTGTGTTGGAAAAACTCCTGATGTGATAAATAACATCAAAAATTATCTAAAAAAACCTAATTTAAATAATGTGATAATCAATAGGCATTTTACAAATAATGATACAGAAAAACTCAAATTAAACTATTCAAGTTTTTCAACATATAATTTATGCCCATATATGTATGATTTAGTTTATAATTATGGTTTTAAAGTTTCAAGTGAAAAAGTAACAAATTTTGGAACAGTATTCCACGAAGTAATGGAGACAGTAAACTTAAAACTTAAAGATGGTGAAAAAATATCAAAAGAAGAACTGATTTTGATTACTCAAGATATTTATAAGTCAATGTTTGATATTAAAGAGACAGAAGATGAATTTAACATGCTGATAGATTCCATTTTAAATTATTATAACACATATTCACTTAATCAAGAAGTAGTGGAATGTGAACTTCCTTTTGAGTTAGAACATGAAAATTATATTTTAAATGGTGAAATTGATTTAATATATAAAATTAAAGATTCTGAAATTGCAATTTTGGATTATAAAAATGCAGAGCATGATGATAATAAAATAGCCCACTATGAAAAACAGTTGTATATTTATGCTTCAGCTTTAAAAGAAATGACTGAATTTGATAAATATGAAATCAAAAAAGGAATAACACATTTTGTTAAAACGGATTACCGTCATGAAGTTGATATAACAGATGAAAAGATCAATAAGCAGTTATATAAATTAAATGAAGTAGCTTTAAAAATACAAAATAACGAGTATCCTAAAAGAGAAAGCGGATTCTGTAATGTTTGTAAGTTTCAGGTTATTTGTCAAAATTAAAGTATTAATAGTATGGATTTATCATTACAATTATTCAAAATGACTATAAATTTATTAAATCACTTCAATTTTAAAATAAGCTTTTTTCAACTCTTTATTTTTAGAAATATTTAAATATATCAAGTTTCATAACTAACTTTGGTGATAATAATATGAATACCACAAAAAACCAATCCATTGTATATGATGAAAAAACAATATTTAAAGTTAAAGAAATGATAGTGGCAGGATTAAATAAACTTAAACTGTTTAAATGCAAAAAATCAGGGAATTTAGACTTTTACAATGATTTAAAAGAAACGTTTACTGAAATTGCATTAAATCTAAAAGAACTGAAATTGTGGAATGAATTAGATTATTTTCTTTCAATTTCACTTTATATTGAATATATTGTCTATAAAAATTCCATTGACTCCTCTTTTGGGCACTGCTCTTTTGCAATTGAGTTGTTAAATTTTTACATTAATCTAATTAAAACTAGTTCTGATTATTATCTAAATTTAACCGAAATGTCCATAAAAGATTTTGGAATATATCAAAATGAAACAAAAACTAGATACAGGCAATATAGGCGCAAATTTCATACTGATGTTTATGTGTTAAGTGGAAATTTCACTGAAGATCAAATGTATGAAATTCATGCAAGTTTAAGGGAGTGATTTAGTGTATTTCTTGGATACAAATGTGCCTATTGGATATACAATTATCCATGATAGATGGCATGAAAACTCAAAAAATTTCATTGACAATAATAAAAATTCTATCTTCTGGTCTAATTTTGTTAAAAGTGAGTATTATAATAAATTAGATAATATACTTGATTATATTGTAAAATTTTTAAAATCAATTGTCTGTATTTTAAAAGTTAATGAAATGGATTTTTATAGTTATAATAGTTTTGAAGAGCATATATTGAAC
This window harbors:
- a CDS encoding nucleotide pyrophosphohydrolase produces the protein MDELKSEIIKFQKERDWKKFHTPENLAKSISIEAAELLEHFQWGKDYSINEVADELADVLNYCILMADALDLDIKEIVLNKMKKNAVKYPVDKARGNAAKYTEL
- a CDS encoding DUF2075 domain-containing protein is translated as MIVYEATKAEFIDSVFSGSITDEIYEIYQQKIGKSGKSQIMSWENSMQYMYRVLEDPEIPDDSGVAIEFTIPTTSKRIDFILTGLNQFHEDSVVIIELKQWMEAQKVEGKDGVVKTILGGGLRETTHPSYQVWSYASLIKNFNQTVDEDEIGLYPCAYLHNYDFTDADDLSDEIYKPYYDKAPLYGKRDALKLRNFIKKYIRHGDNSDILYRIDNGKIRPSRKLQDSLSSMLEGNKEFVMIDEQKIAYEMAIKMARESYLDDKKRVLIIEGGPGTGKSVVAINLLVDIIADDMLSLYVTKNSAPRNVFFEKLRGDKYSLSYLKNLFKGSGSFTKSKSNEFDAIIVDEAHRLNEKSGLFGNLGENQVKEIMNASKFSAFFIDKHQKISLKDYGSVEAIRKFAQEFDAEVEQIKLTSQFRCNGSDGYLSWLNNVLEIEETANFDGFDFDYDFRVVDSPNELKNLIFEKNKENNNARLLAGYCWNWIKEGKNNSDVHDIEIDDFSMSWNLGNSDTWAIDDNSVNEVGCIHTSQGLEFDYVGVIIGNDMRFDGEHIITDFNQRAKTDKSLFGIKKKHKENPDEALKVADEIIKNTYRTLMTRGMKGCYIYCEDMLLQAYFKERFGN
- a CDS encoding ATP-binding protein, translated to MIKRKLYLNQIERLMDKEPIKIITGVRRSGKTYLLKSIQEELKNRGINEENIFIISFESMKYNKIENFRELDECIINLTRNTKGKIYLLFDEIQNVKNWEKSINACRVDLDCDIYITGSNSELLSGEMATLISGRYYQINIYPFSFSEFIQYKKEIEKTDIDDLEELFKEYVEYGGMPPIQQVATEDKYSYLGDIYNTILLKDIIARHNIRNTDMLNRILDYVIMNLGKNFSATNIVKYMKYERRKISKDTILDYILYSKNACFIHQAPREDIKGKKVLKHNEKYFLVDHGFYQAKYGEIENMGSILENIVYIELLRRGYDVKVGIINKKEIDFVCTKDKKRIYIQVTYKLENDETIEREFSGLVKINDNFDKYVLSMDKLDFSGSGLKHRNIIDFLTSDYI
- a CDS encoding ATP-dependent DNA helicase, which translates into the protein MEFNENQKRVIAHEKGPLLVEAGPGSGKTTVIVERIKYLLNNLNIAPESILVITFTRKATENLRNRLNDYISKDDLSKMHISTIHSFCLEYLKSKEGFLKLLDDDNSEKKELFIQKHKRALGFVGSATLFDYQIPAIIDKFGEYTSFNVNTDKLINYIKETKPISKDYLDFIESEIYFSKKRIEDNDFKDDWYNARYLQTPKAYLKYLEVLDNNSYVDYDTLQLKTLKHLTRDPKTQFNAVLIDEFQDTDPLQIRIFEILLKQSDYFTAVGDVDQHIYAFRSSFRDYFKDMKERFDAEIISLDVNYRSTANIVRVTDSFIKHQRSDYTQKHLVSNNDNYDNDTFLIESEDSQDEASKIFNIIAELKRLNKIEDYGEVAVLYRKHNTRTIANLIELLDENNIEFVIRGQNDLADQNEIRSILLLLWYLTRNMDEGHVLSGDELDELNLKAFCGEYFEPTFWSLEDETKTYLTTLQDLFYENILKVENEIRSLQGKRPVKSYKRVRVNESYENLIRIFNKVTPPVIDLRHVHEADREFFNNLNNLRKRILNNELTILDVYYELISLNFNKLSQDKVRNLSMLTRTIYNYESFISQTDVKGLFYFLNRIIKNYGSNYSSQNGVQLMTVHAAKGLEFPVAIVASLEKDKFPMKIKDPKREKRTIFMKDTFYTPNEFLKYKEVTLDEENELDRQEEERIIYVAMTRAADLLILSCVGKTPDVINNIKNYLKKPNLNNVIINRHFTNNDTEKLKLNYSSFSTYNLCPYMYDLVYNYGFKVSSEKVTNFGTVFHEVMETVNLKLKDGEKISKEELILITQDIYKSMFDIKETEDEFNMLIDSILNYYNTYSLNQEVVECELPFELEHENYILNGEIDLIYKIKDSEIAILDYKNAEHDDNKIAHYEKQLYIYASALKEMTEFDKYEIKKGITHFVKTDYRHEVDITDEKINKQLYKLNEVALKIQNNEYPKRESGFCNVCKFQVICQN